A window of the Pseudomonas gozinkensis genome harbors these coding sequences:
- a CDS encoding sulfotransferase family protein: MKGLQQFHFISGLPRSGSTLLSAILLQNPRFHAGMTSPVGALFSGVLEQCSAGSEFGAVIDTDMRRRLLRGLFDSYYADKADKPVVFDTNRQWSARLPAINDLFPQAKVIACVRNVAWVMDSLERLYRANPFENTKLFGDAVERNTVYSRCETLAQRNRLVGFAWAALKEAYYGEHADSLLIVDYDLLTQAPERVLRLVYDFIGEPWFEHDFEHLAYDAPAFDQALGVAGLHKVKPKVALESRRTILPPDLFKQYADLSFWLDGSASAANVIRMKSDAAIS, encoded by the coding sequence GTGAAGGGATTGCAGCAGTTCCACTTTATCTCCGGCCTGCCGCGCTCAGGTTCCACCCTCCTTTCTGCGATCCTTTTGCAGAACCCGCGCTTTCATGCCGGCATGACCAGTCCGGTCGGCGCGCTGTTCTCCGGTGTCCTTGAACAATGCAGCGCCGGCAGCGAATTCGGCGCGGTGATCGACACCGACATGCGCCGTCGCCTGTTGCGCGGTCTGTTCGATTCCTACTACGCCGACAAGGCCGACAAACCGGTGGTGTTCGACACCAACCGCCAGTGGTCTGCGCGACTGCCGGCCATCAACGACCTGTTCCCTCAGGCCAAGGTCATCGCCTGCGTGCGCAATGTCGCCTGGGTAATGGACAGCCTCGAGCGGCTGTACCGCGCCAATCCTTTTGAAAACACCAAGCTGTTCGGCGATGCGGTCGAGCGCAACACCGTCTACAGCCGTTGCGAAACCCTGGCCCAGCGCAACCGTCTGGTGGGTTTTGCCTGGGCGGCGCTCAAGGAAGCCTATTACGGCGAGCACGCCGATTCGCTGTTGATCGTCGATTACGACCTGCTGACCCAGGCCCCGGAGCGGGTGCTGCGGCTGGTCTACGACTTCATTGGCGAACCCTGGTTCGAGCACGATTTCGAGCACCTGGCCTATGACGCGCCGGCGTTCGACCAGGCCCTGGGCGTGGCCGGCCTGCACAAGGTCAAGCCCAAGGTCGCCCTTGAGTCGCGGCGTACGATTCTGCCGCCGGACCTGTTCAAGCAATACGCCGATTTGTCCTTCTGGCTCGATGGCTCAGCCAGCGCTGCCAATGTCATTCGTATGAAGTCCGACGCCGCGATCAGCTGA